TTGGCAAATTACTGACGGAACTAATCATTCCTGAACGGTTTCATAATGCCCATAAAGCGGGAATGGAGCATTACATGAAAACCGGAAAAAGGAGCGTCGCCGGTAAAAGGGTTGAGGTTATGGCCGTGCGGGCTGATGGCCGAGAAATTCCCGTTGAACTGACAATCATTCCTGTAACCCCCGGTGATTCACCGATTTTTACGGCATATTTAAGAGATATGTCCGATCAAAAAATTATTGAAGACGTGCGCCTGGAACATGATCAAGAAATGCGTAAGATGCTGGAACAAACGGTGTCTTCGGTTTCCCGTACAATTGAAATGCGTGATCCCTATACATCGGGCCACCAGCAACGGGTTGCCCAGTTAAGTGAAGCAATCGCCATCAAACTGGAATGCTCCGAACACATGGTCGAAGGCATTCGCATCGGCGCATCGATTCACGACATTGGAAAAATCGCCGTTCCGGGGGAAATCCTCAACCGGCCGGGTCGGCTGGACGACCTTTCCATGAGTCTGGTCAAGACCCATTGCGAGTTCGGATACAGTATCACCAAGGATATCGCTTTTCCCTGGCCGATTTCCAATATTATCCTTCAGCATCATGAACGTCTTGACGGGTCAGGATATCCTTATGGATTGAAAGGTGACGAGATTGTTCGCGAGGCCCAGATTGTTTCCGTCGCCGATATGATGGAGGCAATAATGTCTCATCGCCCCTATCGCCCAGGCCATGGCCTTGAAAAAGCTCTTTCGATCATCGAATCGCAATCTGGATTAACCCTGAACCAGTATTATGTTGAGGCTTGTGTTGATGTATTCAAACAAGACAATTTTGATTTTAAACCGGTTTCTGAAAACCCGTTTTTTGCCCTCGAACTAAGGCAAAACGAAAGAGCTTCAAAACTGAAGCTGGTGAGCAATTAAATTTTCTTCCCCAGCTGCCCGGCAAGATGCTGAATGAACTGCCAGGCAGTACGGCCAGAGCGTGCGCCGCGAGTCACCGTCCATTCGACTGCTTGGGCGCGCAGTTCGTCGGCATCGATTTTCAGGCCGAAGTATTCGACGTAACCGTCGATGATGTCGAAGTAAGTTTGCTGATCGCAATTATGGAAACCCAGCCACAAGCCAAAACGATCCGACAGGGAGACCTTTTCCTCGACCGCTTCGGCAGGATTGATAGCCGTTGAGCGTTCGTTTTCGATCATGTCACGGGGCATCAGGTGGCGACGGTTGGAGGTGGCGTAAAAAATAACATTTTCGGGACGCCCCTCAATGCCGCCTTCCAGCACTGCTTTTAGGGACTTATAGGACGAATCCTCGCCGTCAAAGGACAAATCGTCGCAGAAGATCAGGCAGCGGCGTTCGCTACCGCTGAGCAGACTGAGCAATTGCGGCAGCGAGGGGATGTCCTCGCGGTGAATTTCAACAAGCGCCAGGGCAGGGGAGGCTTGTTCGTTGGCGCGGGCGTGTACGGCCTTGACCAGCG
This genomic window from Rhodospirillaceae bacterium contains:
- a CDS encoding PAS domain S-box protein; translated protein: MDTKPFPDREWLNAIISSALDCIIAIDHQGRVIEFNCAAEKTFGYKREDTLGKLLTELIIPERFHNAHKAGMEHYMKTGKRSVAGKRVEVMAVRADGREIPVELTIIPVTPGDSPIFTAYLRDMSDQKIIEDVRLEHDQEMRKMLEQTVSSVSRTIEMRDPYTSGHQQRVAQLSEAIAIKLECSEHMVEGIRIGASIHDIGKIAVPGEILNRPGRLDDLSMSLVKTHCEFGYSITKDIAFPWPISNIILQHHERLDGSGYPYGLKGDEIVREAQIVSVADMMEAIMSHRPYRPGHGLEKALSIIESQSGLTLNQYYVEACVDVFKQDNFDFKPVSENPFFALELRQNERASKLKLVSN
- a CDS encoding ATP-binding protein codes for the protein MSEFDFKPVLERIADALERLAPPKNAGIDLNAADAFVWHTEGAALQPIKNVNRVEFDLLKGITHQSDILLDNTLNFANGLPANNALLWGARGTGKSSLVKAVHARANEQASPALALVEIHREDIPSLPQLLSLLSGSERRCLIFCDDLSFDGEDSSYKSLKAVLEGGIEGRPENVIFYATSNRRHLMPRDMIENERSTAINPAEAVEEKVSLSDRFGLWLGFHNCDQQTYFDIIDGYVEYFGLKIDADELRAQAVEWTVTRGARSGRTAWQFIQHLAGQLGKKI